The Streptococcus sp. S5 genome contains a region encoding:
- the dusB gene encoding tRNA dihydrouridine synthase DusB, whose protein sequence is MTNLNTPFMIGDVEIPNRTVLAPMAGVTNSAFRTIAKELGAGLVVMEMVSDKGIQYNNEKTLHMLHIDEGENPVSIQLFGSDEDSLARAAEFIQENTKTDIVDINMGCPVNKIVKNEAGAMWLKDPDKIYSIINKVQSVLDIPLTVKMRTGWSDPSLAVENALAAEAAGVSALAMHGRTREQMYTGHADLETLHKVAQALTKIPFIANGDIRTVQDAKQRIEEVGADAVMIGRAAMGNPYLFNQINHYFETGEILPDLTFEDKMKIAYEHLKRLIDLKGEHIAVREFRGLAPHYLRGTSGAAKLRGAISQASTLAEIEELLQLKA, encoded by the coding sequence GTGACAAATCTTAATACGCCATTTATGATCGGGGATGTCGAAATCCCTAACCGTACCGTCCTAGCCCCAATGGCCGGAGTGACCAACTCAGCTTTCCGGACCATTGCCAAAGAACTGGGGGCAGGGCTCGTTGTGATGGAAATGGTCTCTGACAAGGGAATCCAGTACAACAATGAAAAGACGCTTCACATGCTCCATATCGATGAAGGAGAAAATCCTGTATCGATCCAACTCTTTGGAAGTGACGAAGATAGCCTCGCACGCGCAGCTGAATTTATCCAAGAAAATACCAAGACCGATATCGTTGATATCAACATGGGTTGCCCGGTGAATAAAATCGTCAAGAACGAGGCTGGTGCGATGTGGCTCAAGGATCCAGACAAGATCTACTCCATCATCAATAAGGTTCAATCTGTCCTTGATATCCCCCTCACTGTTAAAATGCGGACGGGTTGGTCGGATCCTTCCCTAGCAGTTGAGAATGCGCTCGCTGCTGAAGCTGCAGGTGTCTCTGCCCTTGCCATGCATGGACGGACTCGGGAGCAAATGTATACGGGTCATGCGGACCTTGAGACCCTTCACAAGGTTGCACAGGCCCTGACCAAGATTCCTTTCATCGCAAATGGAGATATCCGTACGGTTCAAGACGCCAAACAACGGATCGAAGAAGTCGGTGCTGATGCGGTCATGATTGGTCGCGCTGCTATGGGGAATCCTTATCTCTTCAACCAAATCAACCACTACTTTGAAACAGGAGAAATCCTGCCTGATTTGACTTTTGAAGACAAGATGAAGATCGCTTACGAACACTTGAAACGCTTGATCGATCTCAAAGGTGAGCACATTGCCGTTCGTGAATTCCGTGGCCTCGCCCCTCACTACCTCCGTGGTACCTCAGGCGCAGCCAAACTCCGTGGCGCCATCTCGCAAGCTAGCACCCTAGCAGAGATTGAAGAACTCTTACAATTAAAAGCATAG
- the hslO gene encoding Hsp33 family molecular chaperone HslO, with the protein MDKIIKTISESGAFRAYVLDSTETVRTAQEKHHTQASSTVALGRTLIASQILAANEKGDTKITVKVLGTSSLGAIITVADTKGNVKGYVQNPGVDIKKTATGEVLVGPFVGNGEFLVITDYGTGNPYNSMTPLVTGEIGEDLAFYLTESQQTPSAVGLNVLLDDEDKVKVAGGFLLQVLPNAKEEEIARFEKRIQEMPAISTLLESEDHIEALLAAIYGDEPFKRLSEEELRFQCDCSRERFLNALASLPASDLKEMKDEDHGAEITCQFCQTHYHFDENDLEELIRDKS; encoded by the coding sequence ATGGACAAAATTATTAAAACTATCTCAGAAAGCGGCGCTTTTCGTGCCTATGTACTAGACAGTACAGAAACCGTACGAACAGCCCAAGAAAAACATCATACACAAGCTAGCTCCACGGTCGCACTTGGCCGTACCCTCATTGCCAGTCAAATCTTAGCAGCAAACGAGAAAGGAGATACTAAAATTACGGTCAAGGTCCTTGGGACTAGCTCACTCGGAGCCATCATCACCGTGGCAGATACCAAGGGAAATGTTAAGGGCTACGTGCAAAATCCTGGAGTGGATATCAAGAAGACGGCAACTGGTGAAGTCCTGGTGGGACCATTTGTCGGAAACGGAGAATTCCTGGTCATCACTGACTATGGTACGGGAAATCCTTATAACTCCATGACCCCTCTTGTCACCGGTGAAATCGGAGAAGACCTGGCCTTTTATCTGACGGAAAGCCAACAAACACCTTCTGCAGTTGGACTCAATGTCCTGTTGGATGACGAAGACAAGGTCAAGGTGGCTGGTGGTTTCTTGCTCCAGGTTTTGCCAAATGCCAAGGAAGAAGAAATCGCGCGCTTTGAAAAACGCATCCAAGAAATGCCTGCCATCTCCACACTTTTGGAATCTGAAGACCATATTGAAGCTCTTCTTGCCGCTATCTATGGGGATGAACCTTTCAAACGTCTCTCTGAAGAAGAACTTCGCTTCCAGTGCGACTGTAGCCGTGAGCGTTTCTTGAACGCTTTAGCAAGTCTGCCAGCTAGTGATCTAAAAGAGATGAAAGATGAAGATCACGGTGCAGAGATTACCTGCCAATTCTGCCAAACACACTACCACTTTGACGAAAATGACTTGGAGGAACTCATTCGTGACAAATCTTAA
- the tadA gene encoding tRNA adenosine(34) deaminase TadA encodes MRDYTLEEKEAFMREALKEAEIALAHEEIPIGCVIVKDGEIIGRGHNAREELQRAVMHAEVMAIEEANQHEESWRLLDTTLFVTIEPCVMCSGAIGLARIPQVVYGATNQKFGGAGSLYDILTDERLNHRVEVETGILEAECAAIMQTFFRQGRERKKQAKLAAKAETQE; translated from the coding sequence GTGAGAGACTATACCCTAGAAGAGAAAGAAGCTTTTATGCGAGAGGCTTTAAAAGAGGCAGAAATCGCCTTGGCCCATGAGGAAATCCCGATTGGCTGTGTCATTGTCAAAGACGGTGAGATCATTGGACGTGGTCACAACGCGCGAGAGGAATTGCAGCGAGCGGTCATGCATGCGGAGGTAATGGCAATCGAAGAAGCCAATCAGCACGAAGAGAGTTGGCGCTTGCTGGATACGACTCTTTTTGTGACCATTGAACCCTGTGTCATGTGTAGTGGTGCCATTGGACTGGCCCGGATCCCTCAGGTAGTCTATGGCGCGACCAATCAGAAGTTCGGTGGAGCAGGGAGTCTCTATGACATTTTGACAGATGAACGTCTCAATCACCGAGTGGAAGTAGAAACAGGAATCTTGGAAGCAGAATGTGCAGCCATCATGCAGACCTTTTTCCGCCAAGGCCGGGAACGAAAAAAACAAGCTAAACTAGCAGCCAAGGCCGAAACACAAGAATAA
- a CDS encoding adenylosuccinate synthase: MTSVVVVGTQWGDEGKGKITDFLSANAEVIARYQGGDNAGHTIVIDGKKFKLHLIPSGIFFPEKISVIGNGVVVNPKSLVKELAYLHEEGVSTDSLRISDRAHVILPYHIELDRLQEESKGDNKIGTTIKGIGPAYMDKAARVGIRIADLLDRDVFAERLRINLEEKNRQFTKLYDAEALSFDDIFEEYYEYGQQIKQYVTDTSVILNDALDNGKRVLFEGAQGVMLDIDQGTYPFVTSSNPVAGGVTIGSGVGPSKIDKVVGVCKAYTSRVGDGPFPTELFDEVGDRIREVGHEYGTTTGRPRRVGWFDSVVMRHSRRVSGITNLSLNSIDVLSGLDTVKICVAYDLDGERIDHYPASLEQLKRCKPIYEELPGWSEDITGVRHLDELPENARNYVRRIGELVGVRISTFSVGPDRDQTNILESVWSSK, translated from the coding sequence ATGACATCAGTAGTTGTTGTAGGAACCCAGTGGGGAGATGAAGGAAAAGGGAAGATTACAGACTTCCTATCAGCCAATGCAGAAGTCATTGCTCGCTACCAAGGTGGGGACAATGCCGGTCACACCATCGTGATTGACGGCAAAAAGTTCAAGTTGCACTTGATTCCTTCTGGTATCTTCTTCCCTGAAAAGATCTCTGTGATTGGAAATGGGGTGGTGGTCAACCCGAAATCATTGGTCAAAGAGTTGGCTTATCTCCATGAAGAAGGGGTATCAACAGACAGCCTTCGCATTTCTGACCGTGCCCATGTCATACTTCCTTACCACATCGAATTGGACCGTCTCCAAGAAGAGTCTAAAGGGGACAACAAAATCGGAACGACCATCAAAGGGATTGGACCAGCCTATATGGACAAGGCTGCACGTGTAGGAATTCGGATTGCGGATCTTTTGGACCGTGACGTCTTTGCGGAACGCCTTCGCATCAATTTGGAAGAAAAGAACCGTCAATTTACCAAACTCTATGATGCAGAGGCTTTGTCATTTGACGATATCTTCGAAGAATACTATGAATATGGTCAACAAATCAAACAATATGTAACCGATACTTCTGTTATCTTGAACGATGCTTTGGATAACGGCAAGCGCGTGCTCTTTGAAGGAGCCCAAGGGGTTATGTTGGATATCGACCAAGGAACCTATCCATTTGTAACTTCCTCAAACCCTGTTGCAGGTGGGGTGACCATCGGATCAGGTGTCGGCCCAAGTAAGATCGATAAGGTTGTCGGTGTATGTAAAGCCTATACCAGCCGTGTTGGAGATGGCCCATTCCCTACGGAGCTCTTTGATGAAGTGGGTGATCGGATCCGTGAAGTCGGCCATGAGTATGGGACAACAACCGGTCGTCCACGTCGTGTCGGTTGGTTTGACTCAGTTGTCATGCGCCATAGCCGTCGTGTGTCAGGAATTACCAACCTCAGCTTGAACTCCATCGACGTTCTGTCAGGTTTGGATACAGTGAAAATCTGTGTGGCTTACGACTTGGATGGAGAACGCATTGACCACTACCCAGCAAGCTTGGAGCAACTCAAACGTTGCAAACCGATCTATGAAGAATTGCCAGGCTGGTCAGAAGACATCACCGGTGTCCGTCACTTGGATGAGCTTCCAGAAAATGCCCGCAACTATGTCCGCCGGATCGGCGAATTGGTTGGTGTGCGCATTTCAACCTTCTCAGTCGGACCAGATCGTGATCAAACCAATATCCTTGAAAGTGTCTGGTCAAGTAAATAA